The DNA sequence aaatgaagaattgcAAATCTTCAGTATGCCAAAGAGTCGGGATCGAACAGTTTCTTTAATGTAACTGTATGGAGGGGCTTTGATAATGATGATGGTAATAAAATTGACAGCTTCTCAGAAACTTGCTTCATAGTTGTGCGAAAGTGTTGAATTTGATGCAGGCATGAAAATGCTGTCTCTGCAGTGCAGACAGCTTGGTCTTCTAATTGCTTCAATGGAGGTGAGAGACACTCATCTAGCACATCCTTAAGTAGGTTATTGTTGATCAATAAATTAGTTTCATATATAGTAAATATTACATTGTTAAATGATTGTGAGTCACAAAACCAAACATagtgcatattaaaaaaaaaaaaaaaaaaattatatccagggaaaaaaaataaattgttgtaTCTTATCGATCGCACTGTTAGTACTCAAGCAATATAAAagttaaattgaaaaaagagaagaaattcaacaatttcagTTCAAGTGATGAATATATACCCATTTCTTCTTGTTAAAAATCAACAATTTGGTTTTTAAAGATGTTGATTATTCATTCAAGAATTTGTTAGTCTTGGTTTAAATCAAAACAGGGGAATTGCACGGCAAGTAATCATGCTGGTGTGGCTTTGTAGTTATCTAATTGAATATTAACAGTGTGGCTACTTGTAGTGAGCTGACGGTGTGTTGCATTTGTCGCTCTCGATTAATTATAAATCAGACACAGCTTTGAGGATATGGTCGTGAGCATGTATTATAAGAGATATTAACATTGGTAGTTTTGAGAATTTTCAGTAAACCGCTATGAGGATAGGAggctatttattaatatataacctTCTTTTATCAGCTATTTTATCAACATTTTGATTAGAAATATATTTGGATTTGTGTGTTTGATACGGAATATGAAAATCTATATTAGAAACAGAAAAACAATACCAAGCAACGACAtggaagaggggaaaaaaaaaaaaaaaaaaaaaaaaaactgaagaaTTTGAAATTCTTCAGTATATCAGAGTTTCGGGATCAAACAGTTTCTCTAATGTAATTGCATGAAAGGGCTCTGATGATGGTGATGGTAATAAAATTGATAGCTTCTGAGAAACTTGCTTCATAGTTGGCCGAAGCTGTGGAATTTGATGCAGGCATGAAAATGCTATTTCTGCAATGCAGACAACTTGGTCTTCTAAGTGCTTCCATGGAGGTGAGAGACGTTCATCTAATACATCCTTAAGTAGAATCTGATCAGCGACCGCTAATGGAGATGTTGACAGAGACGAGATGAGATCTCCTGGATGCTTTCCCATAATCACTTCCAATGTCACAATTCCGAAGCTGTACACATCACTCTTTTCATTTACTTCCATTGTATAAGAAAGCTCTGCAGATAATATATGTTCAAGTTAGTAATcttttgctaattttttttttttttaaatgtatcatttctgtaattaaaatgttataaatGGAATGGAGACAATATGAGCTAGCCTGGTTGCAACTGAGTAACAAAAGAAGCATTCTGGTTGCAACAGAGTAACAAAAGATGCATTGTGGATCACTATTGAAAGCCAAGTTGTTGGAGAAACTTACCTGGAGCTGAGTATCCAAAAGTTCCTGCAAATGAAGTCCAATTTGATGAGCCGGGATGCAAATTTATAGCTGAACCAAAGTCAGAAATACAAGCTTCATATTCTGCATCCAACAGAACATTCTTGCTTGATATGTCTCTATGAACTATAGCAGGACAACACTCGTGGTGCAAATAGGAGATGGCATTGGCTAAACCTATGACACTATTCACTCTTGTAGTCCACCCCAATTCCTTCGCCTTTACATTATCTCTTAGTATCTTAAATAAGCTTCCCCTTTCCATGAACTCATACACCAAAAACGAGTATCTAGTATGCgaacaaaatccaaaaagcTTAATGATATTTCTGTGGCGTACTTTTGTCAACATGCTAGTCTCACTATCAAAAGCTTCCTTACTGGCCCGCCCACCATTTTCATGGAACTTTTTCACTGCAACAACTTGACCGGTTGACAACAGTGTTTTATAAACACTTCCATTCCCTCCAACCCCAATGCAATATTTGGGGTCAAAGTTCTCTGTGGCTTCAACTATTTCTTCATGAACCCTTTTCCCATCATGATTCCATGCTGCAAAGaaaatttcagtttttatttccTTTGGTTGTTCATCCACAATCTTCTCTCCTTTTTGGCGACTAAAAAGTATCCCAGCAATGATTAACAAAACAATTATAGTGCCAGAGATAGACACTATAACTGAAATTACAACAGGAATGATGTTTTTCTTTCCGCGAACAGGACATGACTTCAAACTAGTGTTGTTGCCGCACAAGCCTTTATTATTTTGCAGTGCTGCTGCTGGGGCCTCGGTGAAGGCTTTGATGTCTGGGAGAGGTCCATATAATTGATTGAAAGATACATCAATAGATGACAAGCTTTCCATTTCTTTGAACTTGGATGGTATTAAGCCAGAGAGCATATTGTGAGACAGGTTAAATGTTTCCAACAACTTCAACTCATGCAGCTCCTCAGGCAAGCCTCCTGCAAGAAAATTGTGACTTACATCCAGAGTTAGGAGAGATTCCAAACGCCCAATCTGGAATGGAACATTCCCACTTAGTCTGTTCATTCTCAAGTTCAAGTGCCTCAGTTTTGAGCACTGTCCCAAATGAACAGGGATCGATCCATTTAGTTTGTTGGATGCAAGTTCCAGGATCTCAAGGTTTGACAACAATCCAATTTCTGCAGGAACTTGCCCAGAAATTGTATTGTTGTTCAAGTTGAGCTCGAATAAGAATTTTAGATGTCCCAACTCGTTTGGAATTTTCCCTTCTAGAAGATTGGAAGAGAGGTCAAGTACACGCAACTCGGTAGCTTTCCCAAGTCCAGGATGTAGCTCACCTGAAACTTTATTGTTCGAGAGGTTCAACAAAGTGAGTTTATGACATTGTCCCCAGTTTCCGCCAATCTTTCCCACAAATTTGTTGTTGCTTAAGTCAATACGGCTTAAGTTTGGGTATATCCCGAACTCTTCTGATATATTTCCTGTTAGCAAATTACATTCAAGTGAAACTGCGGCCAAAGTACTGCAATTTCTCAAGGTTTTTGGAATGGAACCTCTAAAATTGTTACGGGCTGCTACAAACCATGTAAGCTTTCCATTGAGACAAATATTTTCGGGAAGGAATCCAGACAAGTTGTTGCTGTCAAATTGCAGCGTCTCCAGCTCGGTAAGATTGTTCAATAATACTTGAGGAATGGAACCATTCAAGTAGTTGTCCGCTAAACTTAAGAATGTAAGGTTTTTGAGCTTCCCAATGGATGCAGGGATTGACCCAACAAGATAGTTGTCATCAAAGGAGAGACTAACAAGAGATTCAAGTTGTCCTACTTCTTGAGGGATGTATCCATTTATATGGTTTCGGCCGAGGTTTAGCATGGTTAACATGCTCAAGTTTCCAATGGATACAGGGATTGAGCCAGTCACTTGGGTTGCATACAAAGAAAGAACATCGAGAGATCTAAGTTGTCCTATTTCTTGTGGGATGCATCCAGAAATATTGTTCTCACCAAGGCTTAGTGTGGTTAACATGGTCAGGTTTCCAATGGATACAGGGATTGAACCAGTCAGATGGTTTTTTTCCAAAACAAGCTTAACGAGAGATTTAAGCTGTCCGATTTCTTGAGGGATGGATCCGGAAATTTCATTGCCATCCAGAAAAAGGTATTCTAAACTTGTTAATAGCCGTATTCCAGATGGAATATATCCGGATAGATGATTTCGACCCAAGTCAAGGTAGGTGAGCCTAGAAAGCTCACTAATATGGGATGGGATACCTCCATAAAGGCTGTTGTTATATAGATCAAGGGTGAGTAAGTTGGGAAATGATGAGAAGCTGAAGTTATCAAGCGTACCTTGAAGATGACTGCTGCTAATGTTTATACCAACAACACTTCCTGCCTTGTTACAAGTGATTCCAAACCATTTGCAGGGGCTGCCACCTCCAATATTGAAGTTGTAAGAAGAATTTGTTGAAGATGATGACGAGTTCTGAGGAGGTAGAGGACTCCATGAGCGTAGAAGAACAGAATCTGTTGGACTATCAAGGCCGTCCTTCCATTTGAGAAGGGCCTccatttcctttcctt is a window from the Ziziphus jujuba cultivar Dongzao chromosome 11, ASM3175591v1 genome containing:
- the LOC107432707 gene encoding MDIS1-interacting receptor like kinase 2-like, which gives rise to MEPLLKMLITKKIGRLVLFTSVIIIIIIIFLAPSFSEAIAQEGKEMEALLKWKDGLDSPTDSVLLRSWSPLPPQNSSSSSTNSSYNFNIGGGSPCKWFGITCNKAGSVVGINISSSHLQGTLDNFSFSSFPNLLTLDLYNNSLYGGIPSHISELSRLTYLDLGRNHLSGYIPSGIRLLTSLEYLFLDGNEISGSIPQEIGQLKSLVKLVLEKNHLTGSIPVSIGNLTMLTTLSLGENNISGCIPQEIGQLRSLDVLSLYATQVTGSIPVSIGNLSMLTMLNLGRNHINGYIPQEVGQLESLVSLSFDDNYLVGSIPASIGKLKNLTFLSLADNYLNGSIPQVLLNNLTELETLQFDSNNLSGFLPENICLNGKLTWFVAARNNFRGSIPKTLRNCSTLAAVSLECNLLTGNISEEFGIYPNLSRIDLSNNKFVGKIGGNWGQCHKLTLLNLSNNKVSGELHPGLGKATELRVLDLSSNLLEGKIPNELGHLKFLFELNLNNNTISGQVPAEIGLLSNLEILELASNKLNGSIPVHLGQCSKLRHLNLRMNRLSGNVPFQIGRLESLLTLDVSHNFLAGGLPEELHELKLLETFNLSHNMLSGLIPSKFKEMESLSSIDVSFNQLYGPLPDIKAFTEAPAAALQNNKGLCGNNTSLKSCPVRGKKNIIPVVISVIVSISGTIIVLLIIAGILFSRQKGEKIVDEQPKEIKTEIFFAAWNHDGKRVHEEIVEATENFDPKYCIGVGGNGSVYKTLLSTGQVVAVKKFHENGGRASKEAFDSETSMLTKVRHRNIIKLFGFCSHTRYSFLVYEFMERGSLFKILRDNVKAKELGWTTRVNSVIGLANAISYLHHECCPAIVHRDISSKNVLLDAEYEACISDFGSAINLHPGSSNWTSFAGTFGYSAPGKFLQQLGFQ